From the genome of Streptomyces sp. NBC_01341, one region includes:
- a CDS encoding GNAT family N-acetyltransferase: MSSTVIRLVEPSDGPALADLLDRDKQVRARLLPARPAEFYTPDGQASVITSLLASHGNGLAWPGVVVLDGTVIGQIGISSILRGSFQTRIQPLGHRPGLRRSCVMSDL, encoded by the coding sequence GTGAGCTCTACCGTGATCCGCCTCGTCGAGCCGTCCGACGGCCCCGCACTCGCGGACCTGCTCGACCGGGACAAGCAGGTCCGTGCTCGCCTGCTGCCCGCGCGGCCGGCGGAGTTCTACACGCCCGACGGGCAGGCCTCGGTCATCACATCCCTTCTGGCCTCCCATGGCAACGGGCTGGCCTGGCCGGGCGTGGTGGTCCTGGACGGGACCGTCATCGGGCAGATCGGCATCAGCTCGATCCTGCGCGGCTCGTTCCAGACACGGATTCAGCCCCTGGGGCATCGCCCAGGGCTTCGGCGTAGTTGCGTGATGTCTGATTTGTGA
- a CDS encoding CASTOR/POLLUX-related putative ion channel, which produces MQRTRGGADRRPHAGSARVGRQRQPKRAPLAAVRLKAEDTRRPPWTDHVRYWFDNTLTGGVAALIGWLAVACLAIVVPVSSVLVWTDDSAPHAPWAKAAAVWRTVGQTLRLGGEVGSPLRVALSVLLALVALFYVSTLVSLITTAITEELVALRLGHSTVLEQGHTVVLGWSAQIHTVAAELVAADTSGRQRAIAVLADLDKTEMEEELRAEVGETGRTRIICRNGRATDPVALARVSPGTADVVLVLPRDEPDEDAEVVKTLLALRALVGDDCSVRIVAVVRDERYRLAARLAAGANAVVLEIDDITARLVSQCVRQPGLSLVYQELFDFAGDEFHVIDARAQAGRTFGQVVLFHPTASVVGLVGADGAVRLNPARDSAVRPGDKLVVIARDDGAASATDVPAAFDESLIVSGPVTRSRPERLLLLGWNRRARRIVDHLSGHATAGTVLHVVTENADTARREVRRGAVEATGLQITFHRGDPALPETVNALFPAAYDGVIVLGPDHPAGTGSPDDRALVTLLLLRALGEGTGRPVSVVTEMTDDRNRSIAPAGPGADFVVSGKLIGLLMAQISQNSLLADVFESLLAPGGNGIHLRPSGDYIREGGHASFATVVESASRRGECAIGFRTRDPARDRGHRVHVNPSKATARRWGADDDVIVITAQ; this is translated from the coding sequence GTGCAGAGGACAAGAGGTGGTGCCGACCGGCGCCCCCACGCCGGCAGCGCCCGGGTGGGCAGACAGCGACAGCCGAAGCGCGCACCGCTGGCCGCGGTGCGCCTGAAGGCCGAGGACACTCGCCGGCCCCCGTGGACCGATCACGTGCGGTACTGGTTCGACAACACACTGACCGGCGGTGTGGCCGCTCTCATCGGCTGGCTCGCCGTCGCCTGCCTCGCCATCGTCGTCCCCGTGAGTTCCGTCCTGGTCTGGACGGACGACAGCGCCCCCCACGCGCCGTGGGCCAAGGCCGCGGCGGTGTGGCGGACCGTCGGGCAGACGCTCAGGCTGGGCGGCGAGGTCGGCTCACCCCTGCGCGTCGCGCTCTCGGTACTGCTGGCCCTGGTGGCCCTCTTCTACGTCTCCACCCTCGTCAGTCTCATCACCACGGCGATCACCGAGGAACTGGTGGCCCTGCGGCTGGGACACTCCACGGTGCTGGAGCAGGGACACACGGTGGTGCTCGGCTGGTCGGCGCAGATCCACACGGTGGCGGCCGAACTCGTCGCCGCCGACACGAGCGGGCGGCAGAGGGCGATCGCGGTGCTGGCCGACCTGGACAAGACCGAGATGGAGGAAGAACTGAGGGCCGAGGTGGGTGAGACCGGGCGAACACGGATCATCTGCCGTAACGGGCGTGCCACCGACCCGGTGGCACTCGCACGGGTCAGCCCCGGCACGGCCGACGTCGTGCTGGTGCTTCCCCGGGACGAGCCGGACGAGGACGCGGAAGTCGTGAAGACCCTCCTGGCGCTGAGGGCGTTGGTCGGCGACGACTGCAGTGTGAGGATCGTGGCCGTGGTCCGGGACGAGCGCTACCGGCTCGCCGCCCGGCTCGCTGCGGGCGCGAACGCGGTCGTCCTCGAGATCGACGACATCACCGCCCGCCTGGTCTCACAGTGTGTGCGGCAGCCCGGCCTCTCTCTCGTCTACCAGGAGCTGTTCGACTTCGCGGGGGACGAGTTCCACGTCATCGATGCCCGGGCACAGGCAGGCCGCACCTTCGGGCAGGTGGTGCTGTTCCATCCCACCGCCAGCGTGGTCGGCCTGGTGGGTGCGGACGGAGCGGTGCGTCTGAACCCGGCGCGGGACTCGGCCGTCCGCCCCGGAGACAAACTCGTCGTCATCGCGCGGGACGACGGCGCGGCGTCGGCGACCGACGTGCCGGCGGCTTTCGACGAGTCGCTGATCGTGTCGGGCCCGGTGACGCGGTCGAGGCCCGAACGGCTGCTCCTGCTCGGGTGGAACCGAAGGGCGCGGCGCATCGTCGACCACCTGTCCGGCCACGCGACGGCAGGCACCGTCCTCCACGTGGTGACCGAGAACGCGGACACGGCGCGCAGGGAGGTGCGGAGGGGGGCCGTCGAGGCCACCGGCCTGCAGATCACCTTTCACCGCGGAGATCCGGCTCTCCCCGAGACGGTGAACGCCCTGTTCCCCGCCGCGTACGACGGCGTCATCGTTCTGGGGCCCGACCACCCGGCGGGGACCGGATCGCCGGACGACCGCGCGCTGGTCACCCTGCTGCTCCTGCGCGCCCTCGGAGAGGGAACGGGCCGCCCGGTCTCCGTGGTCACCGAGATGACCGACGACCGCAACAGGTCGATCGCACCAGCCGGCCCGGGTGCCGACTTCGTCGTCAGCGGCAAGCTGATCGGACTCCTGATGGCTCAGATCTCCCAGAACTCGCTCCTCGCCGACGTATTCGAGAGCCTCCTCGCCCCCGGCGGCAACGGGATCCACCTCAGACCGTCCGGTGACTACATCCGAGAGGGAGGCCACGCCTCGTTCGCCACGGTCGTCGAATCGGCTTCGCGCCGCGGGGAGTGCGCCATCGGATTCCGGACTCGTGACCCCGCGCGGGACCGGGGCCACCGGGTCCACGTGAATCCCTCCAAGGCGACTGCCCGTCGGTGGGGCGCGGACGACGACGTCATCGTCATCACGGCGCAGTGA
- a CDS encoding SpoIIE family protein phosphatase yields MTIDIDLTEFFDATPSPYVVLDTDLSICYVNRAYLHSMGRTRDQLIGTYFFDALPERPGGTGDAQRNLKASMRMVLETGKPDTLVLQRYDIPAPDEPGGFEERWWSTIHTPLRGSDGEVKLVVQRAEDVTAFVRSRRARRLTEEFSGQEQGMAAELCVRADELQRLNEKLRESNARERRVAVTLQEAMLTVPDLDRHDDSIAVRYLPATTSLNVCGDWYDVVDLPPDRFAAAVGDVVGHGLQAAAVMGMLRSALSAVIRAIPSPAQALEVLGLYARSLEGATAATAVKVLIDTRSSLIIYSNAGHPPPVLLHPDGTHELLDQATDPPLGARLHHVPRPQAGLAYTPGDTLVLYTDGLIERRNEDIDVSLARLTGALAQDSTLAPAQLADSLLSRLGIAGGAADDVALVVIRL; encoded by the coding sequence ATGACGATCGACATTGATCTCACGGAATTCTTCGACGCCACGCCGAGCCCCTACGTGGTGCTCGATACGGACCTGAGTATCTGCTATGTCAACCGGGCGTACCTGCACAGCATGGGCCGGACCCGGGACCAGCTCATCGGCACGTACTTCTTCGACGCCCTCCCCGAACGCCCCGGTGGCACCGGGGACGCACAACGGAATCTGAAGGCGTCGATGCGCATGGTCCTCGAGACCGGGAAACCGGACACCTTGGTGCTCCAGCGTTACGACATTCCCGCCCCGGACGAGCCGGGCGGTTTCGAGGAGCGCTGGTGGTCCACGATTCACACACCCCTGCGCGGATCCGACGGCGAGGTGAAGCTTGTCGTCCAACGGGCCGAGGACGTCACGGCCTTCGTCCGCTCCCGCCGGGCGCGGCGGCTCACCGAGGAGTTCAGTGGTCAGGAACAGGGAATGGCGGCCGAGTTGTGCGTCCGGGCCGACGAACTCCAGAGGCTCAACGAGAAGCTGCGTGAGTCCAACGCCCGTGAACGACGGGTCGCCGTCACCTTGCAGGAAGCCATGCTCACCGTCCCGGACCTGGACCGGCACGACGACAGCATCGCCGTGCGCTATCTGCCGGCGACGACGTCGTTGAACGTGTGCGGGGACTGGTACGACGTCGTCGATCTGCCGCCCGACCGCTTCGCGGCAGCCGTTGGAGATGTCGTCGGTCACGGGCTGCAGGCCGCGGCGGTGATGGGTATGCTCCGCAGCGCCCTGAGCGCGGTCATCCGTGCCATCCCCAGCCCGGCACAGGCCCTGGAAGTCCTCGGACTCTATGCCCGGTCCCTGGAGGGTGCGACGGCCGCGACCGCGGTCAAGGTACTGATCGACACGCGCAGCAGTCTGATCATCTACAGCAACGCCGGACACCCGCCGCCGGTGCTGCTCCACCCCGACGGGACCCACGAGTTGCTTGACCAGGCGACCGATCCACCGCTGGGCGCCCGCCTCCACCACGTCCCGCGCCCTCAGGCGGGGCTGGCCTACACCCCCGGGGACACCCTCGTGCTGTACACCGACGGCCTCATCGAGCGCCGTAACGAGGACATCGACGTCAGCCTGGCCCGGCTGACCGGAGCCCTGGCCCAGGACAGCACCCTCGCTCCCGCCCAGCTCGCCGATTCGCTGCTGAGCCGCCTGGGCATCGCGGGGGGTGCCGCCGACGACGTCGCGCTCGTCGTCATCCGTCTGTAG
- a CDS encoding MGDG synthase family glycosyltransferase, with product MSRFLLVSASMGAGHDAVAHELAGRLRAAGHRTAHVDFLDMLPAGAGRGLRAAYRATVRRCPWAYQAVYSAFFRDRGAPGGRRGWAPDTGPFAAALESRLLDVVDRWRPDALVPTFHQAAQVTGRLRAAHGTDCPPSAVVVTDFAVHRQWLHPGNDLHLCLTDAAAARVRASIGRPAEVCGPVVPAAFTTAARTRPGEHPPSRWAREVARQGRGRPVVLVSAGAWGVGQGLTATARLLAGADHLPVLLCGRDEGLRVRAAGLPGVLALGWVDDLPDLMAVSSALVDNAAGQTAVQALAAGVPVVGYRPIPGHGAEGVGEMAAAGITEHASDEKALLGALNRLALPGPERERRITAGRAVFTADPAALLARWADPRTRPGGIAEEGGVSRRAARERRGTSGA from the coding sequence ATGAGCAGGTTCCTGCTAGTCAGTGCCAGCATGGGTGCGGGACATGACGCCGTCGCGCACGAACTGGCCGGGCGGCTGCGCGCGGCCGGCCACCGAACCGCACACGTGGACTTCCTGGACATGCTGCCCGCAGGTGCCGGCCGCGGGCTGCGCGCCGCCTACCGCGCGACCGTACGCCGCTGCCCGTGGGCCTACCAGGCGGTCTACTCGGCGTTCTTCCGTGACCGCGGGGCACCGGGCGGGCGGAGGGGCTGGGCGCCGGACACGGGGCCCTTCGCCGCTGCCCTCGAGTCCCGTCTGCTCGACGTCGTCGACCGCTGGCGGCCGGACGCCCTCGTGCCGACCTTCCACCAGGCCGCTCAGGTCACCGGGCGGCTGCGAGCCGCCCACGGCACGGACTGCCCGCCCAGCGCGGTCGTGGTCACCGACTTCGCCGTACACCGGCAGTGGCTCCATCCGGGGAACGACCTGCACCTGTGTCTGACGGACGCGGCCGCGGCACGGGTCCGCGCATCGATCGGGCGCCCGGCAGAAGTGTGCGGCCCGGTCGTCCCGGCGGCCTTCACCACTGCCGCCCGGACACGTCCGGGTGAACATCCGCCGTCACGGTGGGCGCGCGAAGTGGCGCGGCAGGGCAGGGGCCGGCCGGTGGTGCTCGTGTCGGCCGGAGCCTGGGGGGTGGGGCAGGGGCTGACCGCGACGGCGCGCCTCCTCGCGGGCGCGGATCATCTGCCGGTGCTGCTGTGCGGCAGGGACGAGGGTCTGCGAGTCCGTGCGGCGGGACTCCCGGGCGTCCTCGCCCTGGGCTGGGTGGACGACCTGCCCGACCTGATGGCGGTGTCGAGCGCCCTGGTCGACAACGCGGCGGGGCAGACAGCCGTGCAGGCCCTCGCGGCGGGCGTACCTGTCGTCGGATACCGGCCGATTCCCGGACACGGCGCCGAGGGAGTCGGCGAAATGGCCGCCGCGGGCATCACCGAGCACGCATCCGACGAGAAGGCGCTGCTCGGAGCACTGAACCGCCTGGCACTCCCGGGCCCCGAACGGGAGCGCCGGATCACCGCAGGCCGCGCCGTCTTCACCGCGGACCCTGCCGCACTCCTGGCCCGGTGGGCTGATCCCCGCACCCGCCCGGGGGGCATCGCCGAAGAGGGAGGCGTGAGCCGACGGGCGGCACGGGAACGGCGCGGGACGTCCGGAGCGTGA
- a CDS encoding SDR family NAD(P)-dependent oxidoreductase, whose product MRASPPPRINPAAGDAAPGAGQPARGGRRVVLITGASSGIGAEVASRLSAGNRWELLLNGRDEDRLGAVAARTGGAALPMDLASQEGCRRLAEAALAHSGRIDALVAAAGLGWAGAYTDMTPATVDRLVNVNVCAVLHLVGLVLPQMVARGSGRLVLLGSVAGRYGVRGEAAYAATKGALIPFAESLRYELQGTGVQLCLVQPGPVATPFFARRDAPYTRSWPRPVPAGRVAAAVEEALAGGRGQITVPRWLGAPARVQGMAPNLFRRLAMRFG is encoded by the coding sequence ATGCGCGCGAGCCCCCCACCTCGCATCAACCCCGCAGCCGGCGACGCCGCGCCCGGGGCGGGGCAGCCTGCCCGCGGCGGACGGCGGGTCGTGCTGATCACCGGTGCCTCGTCCGGGATCGGCGCGGAGGTCGCGTCACGCCTCTCGGCCGGCAACAGGTGGGAACTGCTGCTGAACGGGCGGGACGAGGACAGGCTCGGTGCGGTCGCCGCCCGAACCGGGGGAGCCGCGCTGCCGATGGACCTGGCCTCCCAGGAGGGCTGCCGGAGGCTCGCCGAGGCGGCACTGGCGCACAGCGGCAGAATCGACGCACTCGTCGCCGCGGCGGGACTCGGCTGGGCGGGCGCGTACACGGACATGACTCCCGCCACCGTCGACCGCCTGGTGAACGTCAATGTCTGCGCCGTGCTCCACCTCGTCGGCCTCGTACTGCCGCAGATGGTGGCCCGAGGGTCGGGCCGGCTCGTCCTGCTGGGCTCCGTCGCGGGACGGTACGGCGTGCGTGGCGAGGCGGCGTACGCGGCGACGAAGGGAGCACTCATCCCCTTCGCGGAGAGCCTGCGCTACGAACTCCAGGGCACGGGGGTCCAGCTGTGCCTGGTGCAGCCCGGTCCTGTGGCGACACCTTTCTTCGCCCGCCGTGATGCCCCCTACACGCGTTCCTGGCCGCGGCCGGTCCCTGCCGGGCGGGTCGCGGCGGCGGTCGAGGAAGCCCTGGCCGGCGGCCGGGGCCAGATCACCGTGCCGCGCTGGCTCGGCGCGCCCGCCCGGGTGCAGGGCATGGCGCCGAACCTCTTTCGCAGGCTGGCCATGCGCTTTGGCTGA
- a CDS encoding DMT family transporter, producing MIVLCVLLALLAALGNAAASVLQRRAAATDLSTSAGGRPAGRFGFVRLRVWRWGAGLLAVSGVAQALALAVGPLAVVQPVMTTELLFTLVLAAAVFRWPPGAGTWAAFLAMALGLAAFLLLAGPGGGTETVPPKRWLVSAVPAVVVSAVLIFVGRRQRFSARAAVLGTVTAIGFSFTAALIKDTLGLLPDGPGELFTGWQLYTAAAVGLTSFLMLQATLRAGSLAASQPALTLGDSLLSVILGVSLFDESISLGWRVLPELASLGLIAFACVHLSRSPLVSGKEAQRW from the coding sequence ATGATCGTCCTCTGTGTCCTGCTGGCTCTGCTGGCCGCCCTCGGGAACGCGGCGGCGTCCGTCCTCCAACGCCGTGCAGCCGCGACCGACCTGTCCACATCCGCCGGGGGCCGCCCGGCCGGGCGGTTCGGCTTCGTCCGTCTCCGGGTCTGGCGCTGGGGGGCGGGGCTGCTCGCCGTCTCGGGTGTGGCACAGGCCCTCGCCCTGGCGGTCGGCCCTCTGGCGGTGGTGCAGCCGGTGATGACGACCGAACTCCTGTTCACGCTCGTTCTGGCCGCGGCAGTGTTCAGGTGGCCGCCGGGAGCCGGAACCTGGGCGGCCTTCCTCGCGATGGCGCTGGGTCTGGCGGCCTTCCTCCTGCTCGCCGGACCGGGCGGTGGCACGGAAACGGTGCCACCGAAGAGATGGCTGGTCAGCGCGGTGCCCGCCGTGGTCGTGTCGGCCGTACTGATCTTCGTGGGCAGACGGCAGAGGTTCTCCGCGCGGGCGGCGGTGCTGGGTACGGTGACCGCCATCGGATTCTCCTTCACCGCGGCCTTGATCAAGGACACGCTGGGCCTGCTGCCCGACGGGCCGGGAGAGCTGTTCACCGGGTGGCAGCTGTACACGGCCGCTGCCGTCGGCCTGACGTCCTTCCTGATGCTGCAGGCGACCCTGCGGGCCGGATCGCTGGCCGCGTCACAGCCCGCGCTCACGCTCGGCGACTCGCTGCTGAGCGTCATCCTGGGCGTCTCGCTGTTCGACGAGAGCATCTCCCTCGGCTGGCGGGTGCTTCCCGAACTGGCGTCGCTCGGGCTCATCGCGTTCGCGTGCGTACATCTGAGCAGATCACCCCTCGTCTCGGGAAAGGAGGCACAGCGGTGGTGA
- a CDS encoding polysaccharide deacetylase family protein, whose translation MRRGATGSAGRASGVAACALGLVAAWHIGPAATWLPPVRRRLSPGLDGRGRPDHVALTFDDGPDPASTPYFLRALADHDVRATFFVVGESLERHPALGRALVAAGHEVAVHGWHHDRPWFPAPLRDAREVARTADAVRRICGTEPQWYRPPYGILSGGRLAAARRSGLRPVLWSSWGRDWTAEADARSVEASVLADLTGGGTVLLHDADGWSAPGAWRATLAALPGLLAECRRLGLSAGPLNEHGIGHGDTSSVRA comes from the coding sequence GTGAGACGTGGTGCTACCGGAAGTGCGGGACGTGCGTCCGGCGTGGCGGCGTGCGCGTTGGGTCTGGTGGCGGCCTGGCACATCGGGCCTGCCGCCACCTGGCTGCCCCCTGTGCGCAGGAGGCTCAGCCCCGGGCTGGACGGCCGGGGCCGCCCCGACCACGTGGCGCTGACCTTCGACGACGGGCCGGATCCGGCCAGCACCCCGTACTTCCTGCGCGCCCTGGCCGATCACGACGTACGGGCGACCTTCTTCGTCGTCGGCGAGTCGCTCGAGCGCCATCCCGCCCTCGGCCGGGCCCTGGTGGCGGCGGGGCACGAGGTCGCGGTGCACGGATGGCATCACGACCGCCCGTGGTTCCCCGCGCCACTGCGAGACGCGCGCGAGGTCGCCCGAACGGCCGATGCGGTACGGAGGATCTGCGGGACGGAGCCGCAGTGGTACCGGCCCCCGTACGGAATCCTCAGCGGCGGCCGCCTGGCCGCAGCCCGCCGCTCGGGGCTGCGACCGGTGCTGTGGTCGTCATGGGGCCGCGACTGGACGGCGGAGGCCGATGCCCGGTCGGTGGAGGCTTCGGTCCTCGCGGACCTCACCGGCGGTGGCACTGTGCTGCTGCACGACGCGGACGGGTGGAGTGCGCCGGGTGCGTGGCGGGCGACACTGGCCGCACTCCCCGGTCTGCTGGCGGAGTGCCGTCGGCTCGGTCTGAGCGCGGGCCCGCTGAACGAGCACGGGATCGGGCATGGCGACACGTCATCGGTGCGGGCTTGA
- a CDS encoding class I SAM-dependent methyltransferase, protein MTAHQEPLQPWTVYGQQQLDRGYLPPVPDRIDWGFWTGVGPGAELLGDLRGRRVLDIGSGPGHHAVHLARAHGALVDGVDASPTQHARATRTFPAEPGVRFVCSDIAEHLDRVEPYEAAYGVRTFGCIDPLHLLPALRDGLADGAVLVFSALHTNSEGRQPSASVAPRSDFIRLRGEEPIPVRIWALTPGLWKDLLAEHGFAVERVDLIRAPEPGNPVVVQLIRALRRHTGD, encoded by the coding sequence ATGACCGCGCACCAGGAACCCCTTCAGCCGTGGACCGTCTATGGGCAGCAGCAGCTGGACCGCGGCTACCTACCTCCCGTGCCGGACCGCATCGACTGGGGCTTCTGGACAGGCGTCGGGCCGGGGGCCGAACTGCTCGGAGACCTGCGCGGCAGGCGTGTACTCGACATCGGCTCCGGCCCCGGCCACCACGCGGTCCACCTGGCCCGGGCACACGGCGCCCTTGTGGACGGCGTCGACGCGTCGCCGACCCAGCACGCGCGCGCCACGAGGACTTTCCCCGCAGAACCGGGAGTCCGTTTCGTCTGCTCGGACATCGCCGAGCACCTGGACCGCGTCGAACCGTACGAGGCCGCGTACGGCGTCCGCACCTTCGGCTGCATCGACCCGCTCCATCTCCTGCCGGCCCTGCGTGACGGATTGGCCGACGGCGCGGTCCTCGTCTTCTCCGCGCTCCACACGAACAGCGAGGGTCGACAGCCATCCGCTTCAGTGGCACCTCGATCCGATTTCATCCGGCTCCGGGGCGAGGAACCCATCCCGGTGCGGATCTGGGCCCTCACCCCCGGCCTGTGGAAGGACCTGCTCGCCGAGCACGGCTTCGCTGTGGAGAGAGTGGATCTGATCCGGGCGCCGGAGCCCGGCAATCCCGTAGTGGTGCAGCTCATCCGCGCGCTGCGTCGGCACACCGGCGACTGA
- a CDS encoding NEW3 domain-containing protein: MRPARRFGPLRTLAAVAAVGVTALMPARTTASAQDIPATAAGTEVTIAPVDLEGPAISAVTVTVKNSGPQRLRSLAIAFAGPKGWAVQPSVRSVDGSLGAGASADASFRIQVPEKRPGLVIRTFTATATYQGGDGRGTATGTRTERSGSPQENLAAAYNNVGITDESATGPGDYDGEGNSFSAQRLAAAGLTRGAKVEALGAELTWPDVAAGTKDNVSSGGQAVKLTGKGGKLVLLGSGVTSGATGNATVHYTDGTSSTGTFGFPNWSFDPADAHGAELVKSTDGRNRPDGYGNATVKYRVFAHSIPLDPSRTAEFVILPANANIHIFDMAIAP, translated from the coding sequence ATGAGACCAGCACGACGGTTCGGTCCGCTCAGAACACTGGCGGCGGTCGCGGCCGTCGGGGTGACCGCCCTCATGCCCGCCCGGACGACGGCGTCCGCCCAGGACATCCCGGCGACAGCCGCTGGCACCGAGGTGACCATCGCCCCCGTGGACCTCGAGGGGCCGGCCATCTCCGCCGTGACGGTCACCGTCAAGAACTCCGGCCCTCAGCGCCTTCGTTCGCTCGCGATCGCCTTCGCCGGACCGAAGGGCTGGGCCGTCCAGCCCTCCGTGCGCAGCGTCGACGGTTCCCTCGGGGCCGGCGCGTCGGCCGACGCGTCGTTCCGGATCCAGGTGCCGGAGAAGCGACCCGGTCTCGTCATCCGTACGTTCACGGCGACCGCGACATACCAGGGTGGCGACGGTCGCGGCACGGCGACCGGCACCCGCACCGAACGCTCCGGCTCACCGCAGGAGAACCTGGCGGCGGCGTACAACAACGTCGGCATCACCGACGAATCGGCGACCGGGCCCGGCGATTACGACGGTGAGGGGAACAGCTTCTCCGCTCAGCGACTGGCGGCGGCCGGCCTGACGCGCGGCGCGAAGGTCGAAGCACTGGGAGCCGAGCTGACCTGGCCGGACGTGGCGGCGGGCACGAAGGACAACGTGTCCAGCGGGGGCCAGGCGGTGAAGCTCACCGGGAAGGGCGGCAAGCTCGTCTTGCTCGGCTCGGGTGTCACGAGCGGCGCGACAGGGAACGCCACCGTCCATTACACCGACGGGACATCGAGCACCGGGACGTTCGGCTTTCCCAACTGGTCCTTCGACCCGGCCGACGCACACGGCGCCGAGCTGGTGAAGTCGACGGACGGTCGCAACCGTCCGGACGGCTACGGCAACGCCACAGTGAAATACCGGGTGTTCGCCCACTCGATCCCGCTCGACCCGTCCAGGACGGCCGAGTTCGTGATCCTGCCCGCCAACGCCAACATCCACATCTTCGACATGGCGATCGCCCCGTGA
- a CDS encoding Gfo/Idh/MocA family protein yields the protein MPGIPAVSRRLLLGGTLATGAAAAGLGPGAATAAGAAPAEAVTAATPGRRPGQKSMINVPFEPYRTVRVGVIGLGNRGSGMTTGWSVVPGCVVTAVCDIRADRAARTADGLVAAGKPRPAEYGGSAEAYAKMLQRDDIDLVYIATPWEFHFEQGKAALLAGKHAVVELPVATELHELWDLVDTSERTRRNLMLSENCSYGRNELAMLKMAHEGLFGDVTNGHGGYLHDLRELLFSDTYYTDAWRRRWHTRSTASFYAMHGLAPVAAAMDINRGDRMTTLKATATAPKGLADYRERFIPKSHPSWRETYINGDLVSCAIETANGRTIRAEHDVSSPRPYSRINSLAGSRGIFEDYAGTSTTGGRIYVEPDHGGHSWRDFDTYLKEFDHWLWKKIGDDAASNGGHGGMDYVLQWRTVQLMRTGLVPDIDVYDSASWCAPVPLSVMSLEKKGRPVPVPDFTRGSWVNLRTGLDSRSTDMPPVS from the coding sequence ATGCCCGGAATCCCCGCCGTCTCACGTCGCTTGCTACTCGGAGGAACACTGGCCACGGGAGCCGCCGCGGCCGGGCTCGGACCCGGCGCTGCCACTGCCGCGGGAGCGGCACCGGCGGAGGCGGTGACCGCTGCCACCCCCGGCCGCCGGCCGGGCCAGAAGTCGATGATCAACGTGCCGTTCGAGCCGTACAGGACAGTCCGGGTGGGTGTGATCGGGCTCGGTAACCGGGGCTCCGGCATGACCACGGGCTGGTCCGTGGTTCCCGGCTGTGTCGTCACAGCCGTGTGCGACATCCGTGCGGACCGCGCCGCGCGCACGGCCGACGGCCTGGTCGCGGCCGGCAAGCCCCGCCCCGCCGAGTACGGCGGATCCGCGGAGGCGTACGCCAAGATGCTGCAGCGTGACGACATCGACCTCGTCTACATCGCCACCCCGTGGGAGTTCCACTTCGAACAGGGCAAGGCCGCTCTCCTGGCCGGTAAGCACGCGGTCGTCGAACTGCCCGTCGCGACCGAACTGCACGAACTGTGGGACCTCGTGGACACCTCGGAGCGCACCCGCAGAAATCTGATGCTGTCGGAGAACTGCAGCTACGGCCGCAACGAGCTGGCCATGCTGAAGATGGCGCACGAGGGGCTGTTCGGCGACGTCACGAACGGCCACGGCGGCTACCTGCACGACCTGCGCGAGCTGCTCTTCTCGGACACGTACTACACCGACGCGTGGCGCCGGCGCTGGCACACCCGCAGTACGGCTTCCTTCTACGCCATGCACGGGCTGGCGCCGGTCGCTGCCGCGATGGACATCAACCGGGGCGACCGGATGACGACACTGAAGGCGACCGCGACCGCCCCGAAGGGACTCGCCGACTACCGGGAGCGCTTCATCCCGAAGTCGCACCCGTCGTGGCGCGAGACGTACATCAACGGCGACCTGGTCAGCTGCGCGATCGAGACGGCCAACGGCAGGACCATCAGGGCCGAGCACGACGTGAGTTCACCCCGTCCGTACAGCCGCATCAATTCGCTGGCCGGCAGCCGCGGCATCTTCGAGGACTACGCCGGCACGTCGACGACCGGCGGACGCATCTACGTCGAACCGGACCACGGCGGCCATTCCTGGCGGGACTTCGACACGTACCTCAAGGAGTTCGACCACTGGCTCTGGAAGAAGATCGGAGACGACGCCGCGAGCAACGGCGGCCACGGTGGCATGGACTACGTACTCCAGTGGCGCACCGTGCAGCTGATGCGCACGGGCCTGGTGCCGGACATCGATGTGTACGACTCGGCCTCCTGGTGCGCACCGGTTCCACTGAGCGTCATGTCCCTGGAGAAGAAGGGCCGCCCGGTACCGGTCCCGGACTTCACACGGGGCAGCTGGGTCAACCTCCGCACCGGTCTCGACTCGCGCAGCACGGACATGCCGCCCGTGTCGTGA